Below is a genomic region from Spirosoma radiotolerans.
ATTCCGCCGGTCGGCCGTTAAGCGGACCAAACTGGAGGGTCTGAAACGAAACATTTCCTTTGTCGCCCCAACGGCTGACCCGTCTCGCAGCGAATAAAGCTGTTTCCGCCAAATCTGCCTGATACCTATTCTACCTGACTATTGTGGTTGCTCTACTGCATAGTACGCTTTGAGAGCCTCACCGACACGCCAAACCTCCTCAAAGGTATTGTACAAAGGAGTTGGCGCCAGACGAATACAGTCCGGTTCGCGCCAGTCGCCAATGATGCCCTGCTCTGTCAGGTAATTGAATAAGCCTTTGCCGTTTTTGCGAACCAGCAACGACAGCTGGCACCCCCGCTGATTCGGGTCATCGGGTGTCAGAATAATGACTTCCTTCAACTGGTTCAGTATATACTCCAGAAAACCCGTCAGTTGTTCACTTTTTTGCCGGAGCGCTGCCATACCGGCTTCAGCCGTGATGGCAATGGCCGCTCTGTGCAGCGATAAGGCCAGGATATTGGGCGTGCTGACCTGCCAGCCATCCGCACCGGGAGCGGGCAGAAAACCGGGCGTCATCTCGAATCGCTTGTCTTCCCGATAGCCCCACCAGCCGGCCAGTCGAGGTAAGTTCTGAGCGTGGTGTTTTTCATGCACAAACACGCCCGATACGGCACCAGGGCCACCATTGAGGTATTTGTACGAACACCAGGTAGCAAAATCAACGCCCCAATCGTGCAGTCGCAGGGGGACATTACCAATGGCGTGTGCCAGATCGAGCCCAATAGGAACGCAATGCGTTCGCGCTGTTTCGGCAATGGCAGCCATGTTGTAGACCTGACCCGTATAATAATTGAGGCCACTCATCCAGATCACCGCCAGCGAGTCGGCATATTCGGCAATAGCAGCCTGAATATCGGACGTGTGAATTAGACCATCATCGGGTCGTGGAGCGACTTCGATAATCGCATCAGATGGCTGGAAATTATGCAGTTTCACGTGGGTTTCGAGCGCGTACTGATCCGACGGAAAATCACCTTTAATCGTCAGGATCCTGTATTTCTTAGCGCCTAGCCCATCCATGCGGGGCCGATAAAAGGAGGCCAGTAACAGATGAAGATTCACGGTTAGGGCGTTCATGGGGCAAACTTCGCTGGGCTGTGCCCCAACAATCTGCGCCAGTAACTCTTTACAGGTTTCGTGATACCGTAGCCACGGTTGTTCGGCGGCTTCTGTTTTGTCAAACCAGCCTTCAACACCCAGATTCTGCCATGTATTAAGTTCCTGTTCCAGAGCCGCCCTGGCGGTTTTGGGTTGCAAGCCAAGCGAATTTCCGCACAGATAAATCAGATCCTGTCCATTGCGTTGGGGAATGTGAAAGCGGTCGCGATACGAACGAAGCAGGTCGGTCTGATCGAGTTGGCGGGCAAAATCAAGGGTATTTTTGTAGATCATGGATGGAGTGTGTAGGTTTTTCAAGTGCCAGATTCAAGCTATTTATGCTGCTTCAGCAACCATGCATAGAGCGCATTATCCTCATACAAGTATTGAATGCTGTGGCCTTCTTTTTCCAGTCGGGTAAAATTCACCCGCCCCTGACAGTCAGTTAACCGTTTCACCAATCGCTCTGTTTCCGAGATTGGAATTACCTCGTCGGCCGTTCCATGAAATGTCCAGATTGGCATGTGTTTGATCCGGCAAATTTGGGTCGAATCATCGCAGCCCCCACACAGCGGCATCACGGCTGCAAATTTATCCGGATAGTTTACGGCGGTTTGCCAGACACCATAGCCACCCATGCTGATACCGGTCAAATAGACACGCTTTGGATCAACCCGGTACGTCGTTGTTAGCTCAGTATACAGCGAATCGAACCAGTTATCGGTCGACCAGAATTTTCCATCCGGGCATTGAGGTGAGGCAATAATAAACGGAAATTCACGGCCTTTATCGACCAGGTACGGGAGTCCGTATATCTTCAGCTTACTCAAATCCTGCCCCCGCTGCGACCCGCCGTGCAGGTAAATGACTACAGGGTAACTGTCTTTGGTAGTGTTGTAGTCTTTCGGTAGATAGAGCAAATAAGGGTATTTCTGGTAGTTTTTGGGCGTATGCTGCGCCTGCGTTTTTGATGATACAATCAGGGTAAGCAGGGTAATGAGAGCAGTAACCAGATGTGTGCGCATGAGTAGCGAAATTGTCCCCAAAGATTGGCAAATGTCCTTTTAATCCAGCCGGTTTCAGTAAAAGTCTTTCAACCTGAAATCACGACCTCATTGGCAACCTTGACACCCGACAAAAATTACCGATTAACAAATAAGTTAACCAATTAAAAGATCTACTAAAACAGTAGAATATATTACAAGTTGTTCTACTAAATTAAACAACGTTTTATGAAAAATCTTTTAGTAACAAAAACACATTGCCGTCAGACTCTACAGTACGCATTTCTTGCCTTACTTGCTACGTTCTCATTAACTGCCTGTCAGGACCACCGGTTGCCACAGCCCGGTCAGAGTATTCAGTCCAACAGCCCTAAACCCGACTGGGGACCAACCATCACCCCCCAAATGTTGGCCGTTATTGAGGAGCTAGGCCGCCTGGCTCCCACTCCACTCAACCAGCTTTCTCCACAGGATGCCCGAAAACAGCCATCGTTCAAAGACGCCGTCAATTCATTGCTTGACAAGAATAATATTCCTCGCCCAAAAGCCAACGTCACCATCAGCGAACGGATGATTACAGGGGCTGACAACGCTCAGATACGAGTCAAAGTTTACACCCCCAACAACGGGTCGGCCCCAATGCCGGTTATTGTGTATTACCACGGCGGAGGCTGGGTGATCGGCAGTCCGGAAGTGTATGAATACTCAACGCTGGCGCTGGCCGAAGAAACTGGCGCAATCGTTATGTCCGTCGATTATCGGCTGGCTCCTGAGTTCAAATTTCCAACGGCGCACGAAGACGCATATCGCGCCTATGAGTGGGCAAAAAATAATGCAGCTACCATTAATGGAAATCCCGCGAAAGTAGCCGTTGCCGGCGAGAGCGCTGGTGGTAACATGGCCATCACTGTCGCGATGATGGCCCGTGATCGCGGTTTGGCTCTTCCGATCCATATCTTGTCGGTGTTTCCGGTAGCGAACAACGATCTCTTCACGGAATCGTACAACCGCTACGCCAACGCCAAACCATTGAACCGCCCTTTGATTCAGTACTTTACGGACAACTATTTCCGCACGCCAGCTGATGGCGATAGTCCGCTGATTTCGCTGGTCGATGTCGCTAACCTCAGCGGTTTGCCACCGACAACCATTATTGCAGCTGAAATTGACCCGCTGCAAACCGAAGGCATGTTACTGCGCGACAAGCTCCAATCGGTGGGTGTATCGGTCACGTATCAACTGTATACTGGCGTAACGCACGAGTTTTTTGGTATGTACGCCATTGTTCCCGAAGCCCAACAGGCACAGACCCTGGCGGCTACCCAGCTAATCAACGCATTCAAGTAAAGCTGATTTCCCTACAAACAAACAGCCCCATGTCTTATGAGACGTGGGGCTGTTTGTTTGGGTCAGCACGTTTATTGATGAGCCATACCGCTGTCTTTTTTGCAGCAGCTTGGCAGTTTGTTATACCCAGCTTCGTCAGCCGCTACTTCTTCCGCGTCGTAGCCTGTTTTGCTGATGTTCGCTTTCAGTTTGGATACGTCCGTTTTGGCCGGATTGTATTTGATCGTGACGACTTTAGACTTCACGTCGAGATCAGCTTCTTTGACACCTTTTTCGTAAGACAGATTCCGTTCAATACGGGATTTACACATACCACAAATGGCCGATGTCTTAATTTTAACTTCTTTTTCCTTATCGTCGCGGGTTGGTGCGCTGGCGAACAGGTTACCCAAAAGCAGTAAGGATGTCAGGGCGGTTAGAAACAGGTTACGCAACATAGTTGTATGTGGTTTATGGTGAATGAATAACGACAATTTATGACAAATGGTGCCCGGTCTGGAGTGGTCTTGCTTAACAAATCAGATGCTTGCTTAGTGATTCATTCCCTTCATTTGACGATGCCCCGAATGGTTCATGCTTTTCATGGTCATCAGGCTGGGCGTCAGGCGCAGGTAGATTTCTCCCGAAATGGGCATGTTTCCATAAAGAGATTGTAAAAAACGATCGGGCATGCTGGCCGTTACCTGGGCTCCCAGCACCAGGTCCGTATTGTGCTGCTGAATGATTCGGTAGTTCATACCCAATGTCAGGTTATTGATTAGGAACGATTGCTCGCGGGTGATCTGCCCAATTTCACCTGATGGCGGCTGGTAAATCCCTAACTCTTCCGCTGATTTTCTAACATTTTCATAGCGACCATAAAAAGCAACTTTATCCATTTGCAGGCTGCTTTCAGCCAGATACGAACTCTCACCAGCGCCATCGTGACTATTGCGTCCCCAAACAACCGCCGACGTTACGTAGCTACCAGGTCCCAGTCCTTTACTGTGCAAAATGGATGCCGTTGTTCGGGTGATGTTTTCTTCGGGATGTGCTTCTTCAGGACTGTGCAGAAATCCCTGCGAGAATTGAAAAGCAAACGAAGGCGATGGATTGATCGATAACCGATAAGAATAACTGTCAAATTTGGGGACGTCGAAGTTATAGCGGTTCTCGTCGGGTTCACGTCCTTTAAAGGTTGATGCCTCCAGTTTAGCCCATTTGTACCGGAAACCCGCCGTAGCAACCCCAAACAAGATATGGGTAGCATCCTGCCAGTGGTGACTCAGGGGCGCGTCGGGGTTGTTGAACGAGGAAATGCGGTGCATAAAGGCAGGCGGCCCAAGAGCAGGTTCGCCTGGATAACCGACGTACCCGTATAGATCAACATCTTTGCTAAGAGCATGACTATAACTCACCGAAAGCTCCGATACAAGATCGTGCGGGTGTTGTCGGTCTATCAGCGGCTGACCTTTGTAGGTTTCGCCCGTTTGAAACAGCAACGGGTACCCACCGTTGCTAACCGTCAGCGGATCGAGCGACAGCATGGCGCGCACCTGAAACAAGCCCCGCTGCCCAACTTTACGCTGTGCCATACCCATAAACCAATTCGGTGCACCCAATTGCTGCCCACGACCACGACCGTCAGGATTGTTGCCATTCTGACTTGTATATCGCAGGTAGATGGCATAGTGCAACATGTAACTCCAGCCTTTGGGTGTTGGCTGGCTCATGTAGGCATACATGGGTGTATTGTCAGGATGCCACGATGTGCCGGACCCATTCCGATTCATCGGCAAGTTTCGCGACAACGAATGCGTCATGCCCATCGTCGTGTCCATTGTCAGGCCCTGATTCAGGGTTTTCATGTCACCCATTGACCCGGTCATGTCCATGTCTTTGTGCTGGCTCATATTCATACCGCCATGCCCGGAATGATCCATGGATTTGGTGGTATCAGCGTTTATTTTACCGGGCGTTTTTGCTTTCGCTGGCGTATTGGGAGTGGGCACTTTCATGCCGTCATGGTGCTGATGTTGCGCATGAGCGGCACCAGCCAGCGCTATGAACCAAAAAATGAGAAGTGTCCTAGTCATAACGTCGTTTGGGGTCTGCCCCTACCTGAACGAAGGAATACGGGCTATGCCCTTGATCGAAGGCGTGTTTTAACATTGATTAGTAGCCGTTTGCGTACTACTAATCAATGTTTTTATACTACACGGGAAGTCATTTTACGCATTTGCCGACATGGACCGGCACTCTTCAGCACATTTGCGGCAGGCTTCGGCACAGGCTTTACAGTGGGCGAAGTGATCCGCATGTTTTTCGCATTCTTCGGCACAGGCTTCGCATACTTCGGCGCATAAAGCCATGAAATCGCGGGAAAATTCAGACCCACGAGCATCTAACCGCCCACAGAGTGTGCAAATATCCGCGCAATCGCGGCAGAGCTTTATGCAGGTCGTCATGTCGTGCCCTTTGCCATCTTTGTCGCCCATTTCCAGGCAGGCAGTGGCGCATCGTTCGCAGGCTTCCGCGCAGCTAAAACAAGTGTCCG
It encodes:
- the kynU gene encoding kynureninase, coding for MIYKNTLDFARQLDQTDLLRSYRDRFHIPQRNGQDLIYLCGNSLGLQPKTARAALEQELNTWQNLGVEGWFDKTEAAEQPWLRYHETCKELLAQIVGAQPSEVCPMNALTVNLHLLLASFYRPRMDGLGAKKYRILTIKGDFPSDQYALETHVKLHNFQPSDAIIEVAPRPDDGLIHTSDIQAAIAEYADSLAVIWMSGLNYYTGQVYNMAAIAETARTHCVPIGLDLAHAIGNVPLRLHDWGVDFATWCSYKYLNGGPGAVSGVFVHEKHHAQNLPRLAGWWGYREDKRFEMTPGFLPAPGADGWQVSTPNILALSLHRAAIAITAEAGMAALRQKSEQLTGFLEYILNQLKEVIILTPDDPNQRGCQLSLLVRKNGKGLFNYLTEQGIIGDWREPDCIRLAPTPLYNTFEEVWRVGEALKAYYAVEQPQ
- a CDS encoding carboxylesterase family protein — translated: MRTHLVTALITLLTLIVSSKTQAQHTPKNYQKYPYLLYLPKDYNTTKDSYPVVIYLHGGSQRGQDLSKLKIYGLPYLVDKGREFPFIIASPQCPDGKFWSTDNWFDSLYTELTTTYRVDPKRVYLTGISMGGYGVWQTAVNYPDKFAAVMPLCGGCDDSTQICRIKHMPIWTFHGTADEVIPISETERLVKRLTDCQGRVNFTRLEKEGHSIQYLYEDNALYAWLLKQHK
- a CDS encoding alpha/beta hydrolase — encoded protein: MKNLLVTKTHCRQTLQYAFLALLATFSLTACQDHRLPQPGQSIQSNSPKPDWGPTITPQMLAVIEELGRLAPTPLNQLSPQDARKQPSFKDAVNSLLDKNNIPRPKANVTISERMITGADNAQIRVKVYTPNNGSAPMPVIVYYHGGGWVIGSPEVYEYSTLALAEETGAIVMSVDYRLAPEFKFPTAHEDAYRAYEWAKNNAATINGNPAKVAVAGESAGGNMAITVAMMARDRGLALPIHILSVFPVANNDLFTESYNRYANAKPLNRPLIQYFTDNYFRTPADGDSPLISLVDVANLSGLPPTTIIAAEIDPLQTEGMLLRDKLQSVGVSVTYQLYTGVTHEFFGMYAIVPEAQQAQTLAATQLINAFK
- a CDS encoding heavy-metal-associated domain-containing protein — its product is MLRNLFLTALTSLLLLGNLFASAPTRDDKEKEVKIKTSAICGMCKSRIERNLSYEKGVKEADLDVKSKVVTIKYNPAKTDVSKLKANISKTGYDAEEVAADEAGYNKLPSCCKKDSGMAHQ
- a CDS encoding four-helix bundle copper-binding protein, whose protein sequence is MKPDHNYVKTLSGKRSYFVRPTVVDKMTTIMETMQHNHSHTDTCFSCAEACERCATACLEMGDKDGKGHDMTTCIKLCRDCADICTLCGRLDARGSEFSRDFMALCAEVCEACAEECEKHADHFAHCKACAEACRKCAEECRSMSANA